The following nucleotide sequence is from Phycisphaera sp..
CCCAGCGCCGGGCCGTTGCTGCGGCGTCGGTCGGATCCGCGGGAAGGGCGGCTAGCTCGGTAGTGGCCTCGGTCAACTCTTCACGCCACTCGACTAGTTGCGTCGGCGCGCTGGCCAGGCGCATCTCGCGGGTTGTGGCCTCGGTTTCCAAACGTATCTCTTCGGCCTTCGCGGCATCGAGCCGGGCCTGCGCATCAGTAAGCAACGCCCTGATGGCGTCGAGCGCCGCGTCGGGTGACAGTTGGGAGAAGTCCTCGGGCTGCGGCAGTGTGGCGGGCTGGTCGAGTTCCCTGCTGAGTTGCTCCTGAGTGCCTGCGGCCGAAGCCGAGGCATCGGCGAATTGCTGGCGCTCTTTGAGTGCTGTGTCGCGGCGTTGGAGAACGGACAGCGCCGCGCTCAGTGGATCAAGCAGGGCGTCCTTGGCCGCTTGGTCGAGATCGGTACTGGCCTCGACCTCGGCGATGCGCTCTTGGACCTGGGTGATCGTTGGGGCGTCAACGGGAGCCACCGGGGCGCTCACGACCGCCTCGGGCTGGGCAGGGGGCCGCGCCTGGGATTCGCCACTATCCTGGCCCAGAGCCACGCCGGCGATCAACAGGAGCGCAACCAAGCCAATGGTACGATTCAGGAGTTTCGGCATCGGGGCAGTGTAAGCAAGATGCGTACCCACAACGAACCAACCAATCGCCGAGGGGGACGCCTAAAACACGCCGCGGGCGATCATCGGTCGGCCCGCACCACCATGAAGTCGAAGCATGCCAACGCGAGCACCGATCCGAGCCTGTGGGTGGACGCCTACGGCGACGCTCTGTATGCCTACGCCCTCCGGCGGCTGGGCTCGTCGACCGACGCCGAGGACGCCGTGCAGGAATGCCTCGCGGCGGCCCTCGGCACTTCGCGGGCCTTCGCGGGCGATTCGGCCGAGAAGACCTGGCTCATGGGCATCCTCAAGCACAAGGTGCTCGACACGCTGCGGGCCCGATATCGCCGGAAAGAGCACGCGGCCGACCTCTCGGCGATGGTTTCCGGCCCGATGGAGGACTTTTCCGATGGCTCGTGGCGTGTGCACCAGCAAGGATTGGGTGCCTTGGACGACCAAGGCGGAGACGCCTCGCCTTCGGGTGCCATGGAGCGGGCCGAGTTTGCCCGGCTCGTGGCGGCGGCGGTAGAGCGTTTGCCCGAGCCCATGCGCACCGTTCTGGTGCTGCGGGAGGTGGACGGCATGAGTTCGGCGGAACTGGGGGAAGCCTTGGGCGTGAGCGCCTCGCAAGTCTGGACACTCGTCCACCGGGCCAAGGCCCGGCTGCGGCGTGAGCTTGGCGGCGAGGACCACTCGAGCAAGAGCCGCGGGGTCGAGAAGAAGGGAGGCGAGCCTTGAAGCGTCTCATCTCGTTCTTCCCCACCCTCTGGTATGTCCTGACCCTTCGCTGCGAGGAGGCCGACCGCATCCGCGCGAACTTCACAGACCCGGCCACGACCCGCGCGCAGAAGGCCGGCGAGCGGATGCACAGCGCCATGTGCGGCTCGTGCCGCGCGGCACGGCGGGCGATGCGGCAGATTGGGGAAGCTCTGGACGATTTCGACAGCGTTGCCCAACCCACGCCCATGCCCGATGACACCCGCCAACGCATGGTGGAACGCCTCCGCGAGCGCGACGGCAAGTAATCCACAATTTTCTTTGGAAACCACGCAAGGCGCAAACGTTCCGACCGACCCATCAGGGCGGCGGCTATCGCGTCGCTTCACATAGGCCCGGAGAGAGGCCCAACCTAGGAGATGCAGAACATGAATCGCAACACCGTATTGATGCTCGGGCTCGCGGCTCTGACCGCCGCGCCCGCGATGGCGCAGTCTGTTGATATCCGGATCGAGAACCTCCAGGAGCCCGGCGGGATGGCGTTCACGCCATTCTGGGTCGGCTTCCATGACGGCACGTTCGACGTGTTCGATGGGGGGTCGCCCGCCTCTGGTGGCATCACGTCCATCGCCGAATTGGGCGACACCGGCCCGCTGACAGCACGCTTCGCGATGGAGCAGCCGATGGGCGTCGACACCACGTTCGCCGACCCGAGCGGCCCGCCGGTGTTCAGTCCGGGCGAGAGCGCCACGATGAGCATCGACGTGGGCGATGCCAGCGTCAACCGCTACTTCAACTACGCCTCGATGGTCGTGCCAACCAACGACCTGTTCGTGGGCAACGATGTGCGCCGCGAGATCTTCGACGACAGCGGCACCTTCCTGGGCCCGATCACCATCGACATCTTCGGCCGCAGCGTGTACGACAACGGCACCGAGGTGAACGACATCACCGATGGCCCCGCCTTTGTCGCGGGTATCGATGCCACCGCTGGCACCGACGAGTTCGAGGACATCCAATTGTTCTTCTCGCGTCCAGGTGCCGACAGCTACCTCGACTCGATCATCGGCACGACGACCGCGCCGGGCGACGAGATCACACGCGTGTTCACCGAGAGCGACCTGATCGGCCGGATCACGATCGTGCCCGCCCCAGGCGCGGCCAGCGTGGGTCTGCTGGCCGGGCTTGGTCTGGCAGCGCGTCGCCGCCGCTGATTCGTCCGCGACTCGACTTCTTCAAACAGCCTTGGTCTTTCCGACCGCGGCCGCACCAGGGGACGTGTGGCCGCGGTTGTTTTCATTCGACCGGTTCTTCGAGCAACTGATAGAGCATGTTGTTCACAAAGTCGTGCGAGCGGGTCAGGCCGAGGTGGTCGGCGCCGATGAACTGCACGCGGTGCCAGTCGATGGGCGAGTTCAGGCCCACCGAGTACTCCATCGCTTGCCGTTCGTCCATGAGGGCACTGGCTCGGACGACCGTGCCATCACCCGGGGCTCTCTGGGCCACCTTGAGCTTGCCCTTGGCATCAACGCTCAGGATCGCCGGGGTGGCTTCGGAATCACCGACGAAGATGGAGATTTCGGTGCCCTCGGGCGGAGCGGCCGGGATGTCGATGGCCTGGAAGAGCTGGTCGGCCCGTGCGAGGCACTTGGCCAGGTGGTCCATACCAATGGCCCTCCGCTCCTCGGGCGACTCGACCTCGGGAAGCAGCCACTCCAGCACCTTGTCGGCCATCGGATCGGCCATGCCCCAACCGTACTTCTCCCAGGTCGCCACGTCGAGCATGTCGATGGGCTCGCCGGTTTCGGCATCGATGACGCTCTCGTGGCGTGTGCGCGGCATGAGCTGGTAGATCGCGGGCATGGTCCCCAGCAGCACGGGGCGGTAGTTCGGAAAGAGGGGATTGAGGTTGAGCCCCTTGACGAGTTGCTCGACGGCCTTGGCCGAGCCGGCGTTGGGCGTGCCGATAAGAATGGCCTTGCGCACGTTCTTGGCACCGGCCCAGGTCAGTTCGGGCAGCGAGCCGTCCTCGGGCAACGGCGTGGGCCCGTAGCGCAGGTAGTACCGCAGCACAAGCCCGCCCATGGAGTGCGCAACGACATCGACTTTGACATGCTCGTCGGCGGGCAGGTCACGCCCCTCGCGCACCTGCTGCTGGCCGTCGAGGATGCGCTGGTGCAACTCGGCGGCGTTCTCCGAGACGTCGCGCCGCCAGTCGTAGCCGTACTGGAAGCAGGTGTAGTGCAGCCCGCCGTAGTTGATGGCCCCGCTGTTGCCGAGTTCTTCGTCTCGGTACTCTCCCACCGCCAGCGTGGTGAGGATGTCGACGTACGCGCCGATGCGAATCCGGCGGAAGGGCGTGACGTCGGCCACGACCAGGTCGAGCACGCCCGGGCTGTACACGTCGTCCCGCAGATCTTTCAGCGGCACGCCCATGGCCATCGGCAGCGCCATCTCGCGGGCACCCTTGGGCGTGTCCGCGTCGGCCGCACCGTACGTGAACGCGCCCCAGACCTTCTGGCCGGTCGTGCGGTTCTCGAGCCTCGAACCCAGAATGCCCGGGATGACCACCACCGGCGTGCGTGCGTCGCCGATCTGCTGGGCGGGGGTGTTGTAGATGGCGGCGAGGTCGGCCCTTCGCGGGCCGTGGCAGGCGGGGAGTGTCAACGCACAGGCGACAACAGGCCATGCCCAACGTCGAAAAAGCTTCAAACCTGATGTATCCACGCCCGCACCTTCCTTTATCGTTGGGCCCAAACGAAGTAACGGAAAGCAGCGAATATTCTCGGGCAATGGGCAGACCCGGACTTGAACCGGGGACACCGGCATTTTCAATGCCGTGCTCTACCAACTGAGCTATCTGCCCCAAGGCCGCCGGAACTGGTCCCGGCGGCCTCAGGGGCCAGTATACACCCCGTGGGAGCCGCCGGGAAGCGATCTGCCGGGCGAGATTCGGGGGACGGTGGCACGATCGGTCGTATCCTCATGTCCGGGGCTCAAGGCAGATTGGACAACGGCCGATAGCCGGTCGGGCAGGAGGGCCATGGGCGTTGGCAGATGAGAAAGCATCCAAACAGACCCCGCGTGTTCTGGCGATCGCCTCGGGCGGCGGGCATTGGGTGCAACTCCTGCGACTTCGGCCGGCCTTCGAGGGGGCCAGGGTCACTTACGTGAGCGTTCGCCCGGCCTACGCCAGCGACGTGCCGGGCGAGCGGTTCATCGCCATCAATGACGCGACGCGGTGGGACAAGGTCGGCCTGCTCAAGATGGCCCTGAGGCTGGTGTTCATCATGCTCCGGGTCCGGCCGAACGTGGTGATCTCGACCGGGGCGGCCCCGGGCTACTTCGCCATCCGGCTGGGCAAGTTGTTGGGTGCCCGAACCATCTGGCTCGACAGCATCGCCAACGTCGAGGAAATGTCGATGACCGGGATGCTGGTGAAGGACAAGGCGTCGCTGTGGCTGACCCAGTGGCCGCATCTGGCCGAAGACGACGGTCCAACCTGCCACGGGAGCGTGCTGTGATCTTCGTCACCGTGGGTGCCCAGATGGCCTTCGACCGCCTGGTCCGCGCGGTTGACCAGTGGGCCAAGGACGCCGGCCGAAGCGACGTATTCGCCCAGATCGGGCCCGCGGAGTACACGCCCGAGCACATCGAGCACGTGGGCTTTTTGGAGCCTCCCGAGTTCACCGAGCGGGCCCGGGCCGCCAGCGTCATCGTGGCCCACGCGGGCATGGGGTCGATCATCACGGCACTGACGATGGGCAAGCCCATCCTGGTGATGCCGCGGCGGGGCGATCTACGGGAGACCCGCAACGATCACCAGATCGCCACCGCCCAGCGGCTGAGCGAACTGGGCAAGGTGGCCGTCGCGATGGACGAAACCGAACTCGTCGAGCGTTTGGGGCGTCTGGACGACCTTGCGTCAACCGGGACGATCGGGCCCTATGCCCAGGATTCACTCATCGCCGCCGTGCGTGGCGTGGTGTTTCCAAGCCAGGACCGATAGCCCACTGATACGATCATGCCGGCCCCTGTGATGGCCGATAGCCCGGGGGTACTCCTGGAGTGGACCTTCAAATGAGCGAAGCGACGATGGCAGCGACAGCGGCGGCTGATCTCAAGACCAAACTGGAGACGAACACCGCTCTGGTGGGCGTCATCGGCCTGGGCTACGTGGGCCTGCCCCTGGCGGCCAGCCTGCACGAAGGCGGCCTGCCCGTGCTGGGCCTCGACGTGGACTCGTCGAAGATCGAGTCGCTCGGGCGTGGCGAGAACTATCTGAAGCACCTGGGCGACGAGATGACCCGGACGCTCTCGGGCAGCGACCGCTTCGAGGCCACCGCCGACTTCGGCCGCCTTGCCGATACCGACGTGATCATCGTGTGCCTGCCCACGCCGCTGGGCAAGCACCACGAGCCCGACCTGAGCTACGTGGTCGTCGCGGGCGAGCAGATCGGCCGCACGCTGCGGGCCGGGCAGCTCATCGCGCTCGAGTCGACGACCTACCCCGGGACGACGCGGGGCGAGTTCCTTGAGGCCATCGAGCGCGAGGCGAGCAAGCGGGGCGTGAGCCTCGAGTGCGGCACCGACTATTTCGTGGCCTACTCACCCGAGCGCGAGGACCCCGGCCGCCAGAGCCACAGCACCAGCACCATCCCCAAGCTGGTGGGCGGGCTCGACGACACCGCGACCGACCTGGCAATGCAGATGTACGCCAAGGGCATCGACAACCTGCACCGCGTGGACAGCGCCGAGATCGCCGAGGCGGCCAAGCTGCTGGAGAACATCTTCCGGGCGGTCAACATCGCGATGGTCAACGAGATGAAGCTCATCCTGACGCGCATGGGCATCGACGTGTGGAAGGTCATCGAGGCGGCCAGCACCAAGCCGTTCGGGTTCATGCCCTTTTACCCCGGCCCGGGGCTGGGCGGGCACTGCATCCCGATCGACCCCTTCTACCTCACGTGGAAGGCCCGCGAGTTCGGGCACGTCACGCGGTTCATCGAGCTGGCCGGCGAGATCAACCACGCCATGCCCGCGTACGTGATCGATCGCTTAGCCGCCGCCCTCAACTCGGCCGGCAAGCCAGTGCATGGGTCGAAGGTGCTTGTGATGGGCCTGGCCTACAAACCCGACGTCGACGACACGCGCGAGAGCCCGTCGTTCGAGGTCATCGAGCTGCTCCGCGAACGCGGCGCATCGGTCGACTACAGCGACCCGCACGTGGCCAAGACCGTGCCCGTACGCAAGCACGACCTGCAGATGCACTCGGTGGAGCTCACCCCCGAGAACATCAAGAAGTACGACGCCGTCGTCGTGGTGACCAACCACAAGGCCTTCGACTACGACGCCATCGCGCAGCACGGGTCGCTCGTGGTCGACACGCGTAACGCCATGGCCGCCCATGCCGGCAGCATGGGCGACCGGCTCGTGAAGGCCTGACCCGTGGCGGCCCTGGCCAGCACACGCACGCACGAGGTGAGCATGCAGCCCGAAGCCATGCGCATCTTCGATGGCGTGATCTGCTTCGGCGGGGTCGATTGGTGGTACCACAACCGCGGGCACTACGACCTGCAGATGATGCGAGAACTCAGCGCGCACGTGCCCGTGTTGTACATCAACTCCATCGGCATGCGTGTGCCCAGGCCGGGCAAGGGCGGCATGTTCGCCAAGCGCGTGCTCCGCAAGCTCAAGAGCCTGAAGCACGGCCTCACCCGCGTGCGCGATACGTTCTGGGTGCTCAGCCCGGTGGTCGCGCCGGCGGGCATGGGCTCGGGCGCGAACGAGAAGGCGCTGGTCTGGCAGGTCCGCCGGGCCGCGCGCAAGGCTGGGATAACGAACCCGCTGGTGTGGGTCGCGTGCCCGCCCGGCCAGCCGGTGGTCGATGCGCTCGATCCCGTGGGCGTGGTATACCAGCGCACCGATCGTTTCGAAGAATTCAAGGGCGTCGACCCGCAACGCATCTCGCGGTTTGATCGGCTGCTCAAGGACCGGGCCGACGTCACGCTCTTCTGCTCGAGTTGGCTGATGGGCCAGGAACGCGAGCAGCCGCGCGAGGCGGCGTTCGTGGATCATGGGGTCGACTACGCGCCCTTCGAGGCCGCGGGCACGGGCGAGACCGAGCCGCCGGACGATACCTATTGCCTGCAACGCCCGGTCGTGGGTTTCATCGGCGGCATCGACGCGCACACATTCGACCCTGACCTGTTTCTCGAAGTCGCCAAGGCCGTGCCCGAGGCGACATTCATGCTCGTGGGCGGGTGTAGCCTGCCAGAGGACTGGTGTGAGCTGCCCAACGTGCGGCTGCTGGGGCAGCGGCCCTACAACGAAGTCCCCGGTTACATGGCCGCGGCCGACGTGCTGATCATGCCGTGGAACCGCAGCGAGTGGATCCGTGCGTGCAACCCGGTGAAACTGAAGGAGTATCTTGCGGTGGGGCGGCCAATCGTGAGCACGCCCTTCCCCGAACTGGAACGGTACGACGGGCTGGTGCGTGTGGGCGAGACGGCCGAACAATTCGCCGGGCATGTGCGTGTGGCACTGGCCGAGAGCTTTGACCCCGCGCCGGGCCGCGATCGCGTGCGCGAGCAGACGTGGACGGCCAAGGCCGACGCGGTGCTCGGAGCGTTACGCGAGCGTGGCATCTCGCATACGGAATCAGCATGACCTCGGTGGCCGCGACCATCCCAAAGACCGAGACCGTCAGCGGCTGGACCACCGCCCGCCTGGGGTGGCTCGTGGTGCTCCTCATGCTCGCCGTGCTTGCCGCGTTGCCCTCGTGGCAGAACGTGCTCGACCTGGCGCTGCGGAGTTCGGAGTACTCCCACATCCTGCTGGTGCTCCCGGTGGTCGGGTTGTTGCTCTGGCTGCGGCGCGAGTCGCTTTCGGCCGTGGTTCCCACGTATTCGATGTGGGGCGTGGCAATAGCGGCGCTGGGTGTCGGGATGGACTTCGCCGGATTCGCCACCCAGATTGACGTTCTGAAAGACCTCGGCATGGTGGTCCTGCTCATGGCCGCTGTTGTCGCGGTTGCCGGGTGGCGCTGGCCGCTGAAGGCACTGCCCGCGTTCGGCGCTTTGCTGTTCCTGGTTCCCGTGCCGGGCCGCGTGCGCCAGCAGATCGCGCTGCCCTTGCAAGACGCCTCGGCATCCATCACCGAGTGGTTGATGGACCTGATCGGCCAGCCCGTGATTCGGATGGGCAACGTCCTGCAGATCAACGGTGTCGACGTGGCGGTGGCCGAGGCGTGCAACGGCATGCGCATGGTCGTGGCGCTCGCGCTGGTGGCCTACGCGTTCGCGTTCTCGATGCCCCTGCGGCCTTGGGCTCGGATTGCCATCCTGGCGCTGAGCCCTCTCGTGGCCTTGCTCGCCAATGTGCTGCGGCTGGGGCCCACGGTGTTGTTCTATGGACACACCGACCGGGAGGTTGCCGACTTCGCCCATGATGTGAGCGGCTGGGCCGTCCTGCTGGTCGCGCTGGGCGTGTTATGGGGCTCGGTGGCGTTGTGCCGCTGGCTCGAGGTGCCGATCGAACCCAAGCGTCCGGACTGACGATAGTGCTGCGGAGGATAATGGCCCGCGAATCGCGAAAACCCGCCCTGGCCATGCTGGCCGCACCGCTTACGGCACTCATCCTTGCCGGGATGTCGGTGTATTCCCTTGTCTCGATTCGGCCTAGCGGCAGCGACGCGTATTTCGCGAACGTCCGCACGGCCATCGAAGCCCTACCCGACCAGATCGACAGCTACATCGGCGAGGACAGGCCAGCGCTCGCCGCCGCTGTTGAATTGCTCCGACCGAATAAGTTGCTCCAGCGCGAGTACAAGGATCCGTTGACAGGATCGCGATTCTCGATCCTCGTCGTCCATTGCGGCGACGTTCGGGATATGATGGGACATTACCCTCCCGTGTGCTATCCGAGCAACGGCTGGGACGTGGACAGCGTGAACGGCGAGCACATCGACCGTTCCGTGGGCGGTCCGATACCCATCACGCGCTACCACGTCAGCCGCGGCGATGGCGAGGCGAGGGTATCTCGCGTGATCGCGAACACGTTCGTGGTCCCGCGAGCCGATGACCCACTGGGGCGCGATGATCGCGCCCTGGATCGCGTGACGCGGACACGGTGGAGTTCTGGGCTCGGGGCGGCCCAGGTCCAGATCATCACCAATGCCCAGATGGACCCGGCCACGCGGGAGCGGATCGAGCGGAGCGTCGCCGACGAGTTAGAGGGGCTCATCGGGGCGATCGCCCGGGGCCGGGAAGGTGAAGGGGAGAGCACGTGAGCAGCCATCAGGACCCGCATCTGGACGCCTGGATGGAGACCGAGGAGCCGCAGGAGCAGGGGCACACCATCAACCCTGTGCTGCTGGTCCACCGCGCGCTGCGCGGGCGGTATCTCCTGGCGATCGTGATTGGCGTGGTGCTTGCCATCCCCGGGGCGTTGGTCGGGTACAAGCTGATGCCGCCGGTGTATACCAGCATGGGCATCATCAACATCGATCCGGCTGGCCGGAGGCTGATCTACACCAACGAATTTACGGAGAAGATCGCTTCGTTCGAGTCATATGTTCGTTCGCAGGCGACCATGGTCGAGAGCCCCCGTGTTCTCCAGGATGCCGCAACCAAGCTGGCCGAGCAATCGCTGCTGCCTCCCGACCCGGGCAACTGGATACGCCTCCAGCGGGCCACCACCGTTTCGGTTCCCAAAGGCGGCCGCGAGATCTACGTCCGCGTCACGATGGCCGACCCCCGGCTTGCCAAGGACGTGGCCCAGACGATCCTCACGTCCTACGAGTCGATCGCCACCGATGAAGCGTCCGATTTTTGGGACGACCAGGAATACGCCATCGAACAGATCGCATCCACGACCCGCAGCGATCGAGACTCATACCTCAGGTCGGCCCGAGAGTTGGCCGAGGCGCGAGGGCTGGTCGATCTGGAACGGCGCAGGATGTTCGTCCAGAGCCAGGTTGAGACTCTGGAGAAGCAGATCCAGGCACTCGAGATCGAGGTGCCAACGTTGCTCCAGGAACGGCCCGAGGACGATGCCGATGTGCCCGTACGCGACCTGACCCCCGAGGACTATGCCCTTGTCGACTCCCACATGAACGGGCTCGTCGGCCGCCGTCGGTCCATCGAACAGGACATGTCCGCGCTGCTCTCACGCGTGACGGAGATCCACCCGGACTACCTCGACTACGAGGCCCAGTTGGCCGCTGTCCAGTTGAGCATCGACGAGCATATGGCTTTCCTCAAGGAATCTGGGCTTGAGATGCCAACCGGCGGCACCGGCCTGGGCGGGGCCCGCCAGCGTTATGACGCGCTGCGAGCGATCCGAGCTTCTCTGGCCAACGAGGCAAAGGAATTGAGCGAGATCGCCTTGGATATCCAAGCGTTCGAAGCCGAGGCCCAGGCGGCGCAGGATCGGCTCGATCTGGCCAATAGCCGATTGGAGAGCCTGCGGACCGAACGGCAGAACTCCACCGAAGGCCGCATCAGCATCGCCCAGCAGGCCGAGGTTCCCTACCAACCGAGCGAGGACCGGCGCAGGCCTTTGGCCGCGATGGGAGCGCTCGGGGGCATGGGCTTCTCGGTCGCCGCGTTCGCCGTGTATGGCCTGCTGCACCCCCGCTACCGCTACGTTGCCGACCTGGAGGAAGAGGCTGCGGCACCGCCCGTGCTCGGGCTCGTGCCGCAGGTCGCCGACGGTCGCATCGAAGCCGACGAGGCGGCGCAGGCCGGCGTCCACCAGATTCGCAGCCTGCTTGAGTCGGTGCCGCACGTTGGCAACGCACGCGTGATCGTGGTTACCAGCGCCACAGCCGCCGAGGGCAAGAGCACGCTGGCCGCCGCCCTTGCTGCCTCGATGTCACGCGCTGGGCGAAAGACCCTGCTCATCGACGCCGACCTAATCGGCCGGGGTGTGACCAGCCGCCTCTCGGCTCGCCGACTCTCGGGCCTCTCCGATCGCGTGGCCAGCGCTCATGACAACGGGCAGATCCACGAGGTCGAGGGCCGTTCGAATCTCGATCTCATGCCCGCTGGCGTGGCCGAGGGATTCGATGCCGAGCAACTGTCGAGCCAGGCGATGGAAGAACTTCTGGCATCGCTACGACCACGATACGACGCGATCGTGATCGACACGGGTCCCATCCTGGGCAGCCTCGAAGCCAATGCCGTGGTACCCCACGCCGATCAAATCGTGCTCGTCGTTTCTCGTGGCCAGAACACGCGTCTGGTCAAGGTCGCCATCGACCGATTGCACCGGTTCCATGCCGGACGCATCGGCATGGTGTTCAACCGTGCGGCCCGCGGCGATATTGAACGCAGCACCAGTGCCGCATCCATCAGCGTGCGTTCGCGCGCGGCCTCGAGGCCAGATGCCGAGCAGGCCAGATCCATGTCGGCCAGCGTATGAGCCGCGCTGACGCTCGACCGTTGACCCCGGCGCAGGGATTCGCGAAAGGGAGACTCGTGCAATGAACCGGCGAACCAAGCGACGCTTGATCGTTCTGGCGGCTGTGGGCGGCGTGATCGTGCTTGCCGGCGTTGGCGGTACCGCGGTCCGCAAGATGCGGCGTGCGCAGATGGCCGAGACCGCTCGGACCGAAGGCATGGCCGCCTACGAAGCCAAGGACTACGCCACTGCCCGCCGCAGCCTGGGCCTGTACGTGCGATACCACCGCGACGAGCCCGAGGTCTGGACCGCCCTGGGCGATGCGCAGCGGTACCTCGAAGAACCCAACGCCAAGCACCTGACCAACGCCCGGAATTTCCTGGACCAGGCCGTGCTGCTCGATCCGCAGAACATCCGAGCCAGGGAGATTCTGCTCGACATCCACGAGATGCTCGGCAACTGGCAGGAGATGGCCGAAGTTGCCAGCGACTTGCTCGAACTCGATCCAGAAAACGACAAGGCCGCACTCCTTCGTATCCGGGCGAACCTTCGCCGCGGCAACGAGGACGAGGCGATCGCTGCGGCTCGGGAGTTCGTGGTTTCGCAGGACGGAGCCATCGAGGCCCACCTGGAGATGCTCCGGGTGCTCCAGCAATCCGGTCGCAGCGCGCGCGTGCAGCGTGAGTATCTCGAGAACGAGGTGGCCCCCAAGCACTCGGGCACGACCTCGATGGCCGTGCTCCGCGCAACCGTCGAATACGACGCGAACCAGCCGCAACGAGCGTCCGAAATCCTGTTGCAAGCCGGCGAAGCGGGCGCGACCGACGGCCCCGGTGCTCGGATGCTGCTCGATTCGCTCGAGCTGATCGCCGCCAGAACCCGGAACACGGCGCTATTCGATCAATCCGAGGTGTGGTTGGTGGAGTGGCTCGAACGAGAAGAACTCGCGCCGCACCTGCTCGAAGTCGCCGCCGGCCGCGCGTGGCGATCGGGCCAACCCAGCCGCGCCGTCGACATGGCCACGCGCGCCATAGGCCTCGACTCCGTGAACGAATCGGTCTTCGGCTGGGGCCTGCTTGGTGCCATGGAACTCGGCATGGAAGGCCAGGAGACCGCGAATCGCCTTCGACAGGCGTTCGAGGAACAGGTCGACGAAGAACACGCCAACCGCGCCGATCGCTGGCGGCAGGTCGTCGATGCGGCGGCACGTGCGGCACGAGGCGAAATCGCTTCGGAGCAACCCCTCGTGCCAGATGGGACGGGCGGGATCAACACGCTCGGCCCCGATGCCGCAGGCGAGTATTACGACGCGATCGACGATGCGAGCCGGTACAGCACACGCGCAGCGATCGAGCGATTGGCCGGGCTCGGCCAGCAACCAAGCTGGCGGCGGGCGAGGTTCGCCCTGGCGGGCATCCTGCTCAGCGAGGGACGGGCTGCCGATGCACTCTCGGTGCTCAACAGCGACGAGGGCCTCCGCCTGTCTGCCGGCGGCACGGAACTCTTTGGCGATGCCCTAGCCAGCATGATCGAGGCCAGTGGCACCCTGAGCGACGAGAACGCAACTACCCTCGACGAGTATCTCGTGGCCAGCCCTGACAACCCGGTGCTCCTCGCCGCGGTCGGCCGTGGTGCCCT
It contains:
- a CDS encoding EpsI family protein, with protein sequence MARESRKPALAMLAAPLTALILAGMSVYSLVSIRPSGSDAYFANVRTAIEALPDQIDSYIGEDRPALAAAVELLRPNKLLQREYKDPLTGSRFSILVVHCGDVRDMMGHYPPVCYPSNGWDVDSVNGEHIDRSVGGPIPITRYHVSRGDGEARVSRVIANTFVVPRADDPLGRDDRALDRVTRTRWSSGLGAAQVQIITNAQMDPATRERIERSVADELEGLIGAIARGREGEGEST
- a CDS encoding nucleotide sugar dehydrogenase, giving the protein MSEATMAATAAADLKTKLETNTALVGVIGLGYVGLPLAASLHEGGLPVLGLDVDSSKIESLGRGENYLKHLGDEMTRTLSGSDRFEATADFGRLADTDVIIVCLPTPLGKHHEPDLSYVVVAGEQIGRTLRAGQLIALESTTYPGTTRGEFLEAIEREASKRGVSLECGTDYFVAYSPEREDPGRQSHSTSTIPKLVGGLDDTATDLAMQMYAKGIDNLHRVDSAEIAEAAKLLENIFRAVNIAMVNEMKLILTRMGIDVWKVIEAASTKPFGFMPFYPGPGLGGHCIPIDPFYLTWKAREFGHVTRFIELAGEINHAMPAYVIDRLAAALNSAGKPVHGSKVLVMGLAYKPDVDDTRESPSFEVIELLRERGASVDYSDPHVAKTVPVRKHDLQMHSVELTPENIKKYDAVVVVTNHKAFDYDAIAQHGSLVVDTRNAMAAHAGSMGDRLVKA
- a CDS encoding sigma-70 family RNA polymerase sigma factor, which produces MKSKHANASTDPSLWVDAYGDALYAYALRRLGSSTDAEDAVQECLAAALGTSRAFAGDSAEKTWLMGILKHKVLDTLRARYRRKEHAADLSAMVSGPMEDFSDGSWRVHQQGLGALDDQGGDASPSGAMERAEFARLVAAAVERLPEPMRTVLVLREVDGMSSAELGEALGVSASQVWTLVHRAKARLRRELGGEDHSSKSRGVEKKGGEP
- a CDS encoding glycosyltransferase, with protein sequence MAALASTRTHEVSMQPEAMRIFDGVICFGGVDWWYHNRGHYDLQMMRELSAHVPVLYINSIGMRVPRPGKGGMFAKRVLRKLKSLKHGLTRVRDTFWVLSPVVAPAGMGSGANEKALVWQVRRAARKAGITNPLVWVACPPGQPVVDALDPVGVVYQRTDRFEEFKGVDPQRISRFDRLLKDRADVTLFCSSWLMGQEREQPREAAFVDHGVDYAPFEAAGTGETEPPDDTYCLQRPVVGFIGGIDAHTFDPDLFLEVAKAVPEATFMLVGGCSLPEDWCELPNVRLLGQRPYNEVPGYMAAADVLIMPWNRSEWIRACNPVKLKEYLAVGRPIVSTPFPELERYDGLVRVGETAEQFAGHVRVALAESFDPAPGRDRVREQTWTAKADAVLGALRERGISHTESA
- a CDS encoding exosortase/archaeosortase family protein, with amino-acid sequence MTSVAATIPKTETVSGWTTARLGWLVVLLMLAVLAALPSWQNVLDLALRSSEYSHILLVLPVVGLLLWLRRESLSAVVPTYSMWGVAIAALGVGMDFAGFATQIDVLKDLGMVVLLMAAVVAVAGWRWPLKALPAFGALLFLVPVPGRVRQQIALPLQDASASITEWLMDLIGQPVIRMGNVLQINGVDVAVAEACNGMRMVVALALVAYAFAFSMPLRPWARIAILALSPLVALLANVLRLGPTVLFYGHTDREVADFAHDVSGWAVLLVALGVLWGSVALCRWLEVPIEPKRPD
- a CDS encoding spondin domain-containing protein; this encodes MNRNTVLMLGLAALTAAPAMAQSVDIRIENLQEPGGMAFTPFWVGFHDGTFDVFDGGSPASGGITSIAELGDTGPLTARFAMEQPMGVDTTFADPSGPPVFSPGESATMSIDVGDASVNRYFNYASMVVPTNDLFVGNDVRREIFDDSGTFLGPITIDIFGRSVYDNGTEVNDITDGPAFVAGIDATAGTDEFEDIQLFFSRPGADSYLDSIIGTTTAPGDEITRVFTESDLIGRITIVPAPGAASVGLLAGLGLAARRRR